A region from the Acyrthosiphon pisum isolate AL4f chromosome A1, pea_aphid_22Mar2018_4r6ur, whole genome shotgun sequence genome encodes:
- the LOC100568735 gene encoding tachykinins-like translates to MPHKINVGLVALAALAAAVLADPSVDRRASMGFMGMRGKKDRDQGGGGSGGDETSAAVDLDKRTMVFRRPMFDGGSRPAVFGGGSAEGFKRASMGFMGMRGKKDYYSNNKGSAAGFFGMRGKKVPSADAFYGVRGKKWPDHEDAVDADVQLSPIYILYRIIDELKSELSDRERNLVAAKFDEEREMR, encoded by the exons ATGCCACACAAAATCAACGTGGGCCTCGTGGCGCTGGCCGCTCTGGCGGCGGCCGTGTTAGCCGACCCGTCGGTGGACCGGCGGGCCAGCATGGGGTTCATGGGCATGCGGGGCAAAAAAGACCGCGACCAGGGCGGCGGAGGCAGCGGCGGCGATGAGACTTCCGCAGCGGTGGACCTGGACAAGCGGACTATGGTGTTCCGGCGCCCGATGTTCGACGGCGGCAGCAGGCCCGCGGTGTTCGGCGGTGGTTCGGCGGAGGGCTTCAAGCGGGCCAGTATGGGGTTCATGGGCATGCGCGGAAAGAAGGACTACTACAGCAACAACAAGGGCTCGGCGGCCGGGTTCTTCGGCATGCGGGGAAAGAAAGTTCCGTCTGCGGACGCGTTCTACGGCGTCCGCGGAAAGAAGTGGCCAGACCACGAGGACGCCGTTGACGCGGACGTCCAATTGTCCCCCATATATATCCTGTACAGGATCATCGACGAACTGAAGTCAGAACTCTCGGACCGGG AGCGAAATTTGGTGGCGGCTAAATTCGACGAAGAGAGAGAAATgcgttga